One window of the Ammospiza nelsoni isolate bAmmNel1 chromosome 17, bAmmNel1.pri, whole genome shotgun sequence genome contains the following:
- the TNFRSF13B gene encoding tumor necrosis factor receptor superfamily member 13B, translated as MDGPRAGQDAMRNCTDQQYWDTLVSQCIPCSLACRQSLARKCDAVCESMDCNNRPGFYYDDLVKSCIRCSSVCGQHPRECAPSCEPTPAAVLEPEPCAEQEPWLALWLLLGLCLASLGCSLLLGWSHLRRRGEPGHCQPSAAPCHCREDPAKDGLVEAASVAEGFTSIRIPEPVETCGFCFPGHGSAVQETKPCPSSSGHPGDRAAPSFSGICSTGSAGALPSPEDGHFKIICSPAQEKTPMV; from the exons atGGATGGGCCACGAGCAGGGCAGGATGCCATGAGGAACTGCACTGACCAGCAGTACTGGGACACCCTCGTTTCGCAGTGcatcccctgcagcctggcctgcAGGCAGTCCCTGGCCAGGAAGTGTGATGCTGTGTGTG agTCCATGGACTGCAACAACAGACCTGGGTTTTACTACGATGATCTGGTGAAGAGCTGCATCAGGTGCAGCTCGGTGTGCGGGCAGCACCCCCGGGAATGCGCCCCGTCCTGCGAGC CCACGCCCGCGGCCGTGCTGGAGCCGGAGCCGTGCGCGGAGCAGGAGCCGTGGCTGgcgctgtggctgctgctcgGGCTGTGCCTcgccagcctgggctgctccctgctcctgggctggagccACCTGCGCAGGAGGGGAGAGCCGGGACACTGCCAGCCCAGCGCCGCCCCCTGCCACTGCCGGGAGGACCCTGCCAAAG ATGGGCTGGTGGAAGCCGCCAGCGTTGCTGAGGGATTCACCAGCATCAGAATCCCAGAGCCAGTGGAAACCTGTGGCTTCTGCTTCCCTGGACACGGCTCTGCTGTCCAAGAGACCAAACCGTGCCCCAGCAGCTCCggccaccctggggacagggctgctccctccttCTCCGGGATCTGCAGCacgggcagcgccggggccctgcccagccctgaggacGGCCACTTCAAAATCAtctgctctcctgcccaggAGAAAACACCCATGGTGTGA